In Coregonus clupeaformis isolate EN_2021a chromosome 7, ASM2061545v1, whole genome shotgun sequence, one genomic interval encodes:
- the LOC121568765 gene encoding relaxin-3, with amino-acid sequence MTVLGWRVCVCVQVPRLPRRAEDPFINQYQVTGEVTQHLPPQRDREKHLLQTAQSAIEESILSPLLLLTCSFTSWDMMWKALVLAVCLLVAGVQGMERPTYGVKLCGREFIRAVIFTCGGSRWRRSLGSAGDFPQDPFSSHDEDLSEGWNPDSQVPEGPFQQVQEGGVFISRPARSLISEEVLEALRMSDRKGRDVVVGLSNACCKWGCSKGEISSLC; translated from the exons ATGACTGTCCTGGGTTggagggtctgtgtgtgtgtgcaagttcCACGTCTACCTCGTAGGGCTGAGGACCCCTTTATAAACCAATACCAGGTCACTGGGGAAGTCACACAACACTTgccaccacagagagacagagagaaacacctGCTCCAAACAGCCCAGTCAGCCATTGAAGAAtctattctctctcctcttcttttgCTCACTTGTTCTTTCACCTCCTGGGACATGATGTGGAAAGCACTGGTATTAGCTGTGTGTCTGCTGGTGGCTGGGGTGCAGGGGATGGAGCGCCCCACGTATGGAGTGAAGCTCTGTGGTCGGGAGTTCATCCGGGCGGTCATCTTCACCTGTGGAGGATCTCGCTGGAGACGGTCACTCGGGAGTGCAG GAGACTTCCCTCAGGACCCTTTCAGCTCCCATGACGAGGACTTATCTGAAGGCTGGAACCCAGACTCTCAGGTCCCCGAGGGTCCCTTCCAGCAGGTCCAAGAGGGTGGAGTGTTCATCAGCAGGCCAGCCCGCTCCCTCATCTCAGAGGAGGTACTGGAGGCTCTCCGTATGTCTGACCGTAAGGGCCGTGATGTGGTGGTGGGCCTGTCCAACGCCTGCTGCAAGTGGGGCTGCAGCAAGGGAGAAATCAGCTCCCTTTGCTGA